ATCTGTCACGATCACCTTAGTGCCGGCAGAGGCCATATCACCGTTTGAAAAACCCGCTTCACCTTCAATGGTGCTGCCAATCGCATATACACCACCCACAACATTGTGAGCACTGGCTGGCAAAGCAAACAGCATTGCCAGCAATACAAATAACTTACGCATTATCCCAATCCTCCGCGAGATGCAGAAATTCTGGTTTAACCTTACGAATCAGCAGCACAGCAGCGGCCGTTACAAAGCCTTCTACTAACATCACCGGAATATGTGCGATCAGCGTTGCTTTCGCAGCCAGCCAGAACGCTTCACCAGACAACGCCAGAGAGCCTGCTACCATCACGGTTGTGACTGCTACAGCCCCCGCACCTCCAATAGCTCCCCAAATAGCAGCTACTTTTGGAGAAGACGCGGCTATGCCATGTCGGCAAAGGAAGTACACCATGACCGCAGGCAAGGCGATGTTGACGGTATTGACCCCTAATACGAGGAAACCACCAAAGCCAAAGAAAACCGCCTGCAGAATCAACGCTACCAGCAATGCAGGGAACGCCGCCCAGCCCAGCGCCAAACCAATCAGACCGTTGAGGATCAAATGAACACTGGAAAAACCAATAGGCAAGTGAATATAAGAAGCAATAAAGAATGCGGCGGACAAAACACCTACCTGAGGCAGGTGCTCATAGTCCATTTTCTTCAGACCGTATGCTACACCGGCAATCGCAAGTAATGCTCCGCCGGCCAGAACCGGTTCGGAAAGCGCGCCATCTACTATATGCATAGCTGTTCCTGAAACTGTAAAACCGGTAGATCTTTAACAGAACTGCCGGCTTCAGTGATTATTTAATATCGTGAGCCTGAACCCAGATAACCGCGTCCTGAGACAACTCTTTACCTTTGTATTCAGTATCTGAACCTACTCCCAGAGCAGCAAAGCCCCAGTGGCCAGACTTTGGAATACCGAATGTAAAGGTACCGTTGGCATCCGCAAAAATCGTCATAGTGACAAATGCATCAGCTGGCGGTGTCATTTCTGCATGATCAGAGAAACGATTATTTTTCACATCCGGCTCGTAGTTCATGTATTCAACTTCGATTTCAGCGAAAGGAACTGGCTCGCCATTGCTTTTAACAACACCGGTAAAGGTACCGCCAGCATAAATAGCGTACGGTTTAGTCAAAGGCACGATCTCTGCTTTAAGACCCAGCTCTTCGTTCCAGTCAGTTGGCAAGCCGCCAACATTGATGATGTTCTTAGTAACCTGCTGAATGTAAATATCTTCTTCAGCTTCGTAGTAAGGCTCTGGGGTCATCACGAAAACATTATCGCCCAGTCCACGAAAGCGTACCTTTGCTTCGTACGCAGGGCCTGTATCTACAGCACTGGTCCACTCAATTGGTACCAGTTTATCCATCAGGTCAGTTTTTTTACCCTTACGGACAGAATAGAATTCTAAAGGCTCACCCATCTTCATCACGTGGCCGCTGGCAGCAGGATGAGTAAATGGCATCTTCAAGACCACCTCACCACCCTTTTCACGCAAAGAGTCATGGGCATAAACCAACTGAAAATGTGCCTGAGCCGTACCGGCTACCAGGGAAGAACCTAACACTAAAGCTGCAGATAACTGCTTGAAATTGAACACGTTTGAATTGCTCCGTCTGAATAAATAAACAGCCAGAGTTGGGAGGAATCAGCACAGCAGATGTGGGAAGAAACATCGCTAAGCCTCGGTGAAGCCCTCCGCAACACCTAGTTATAACAAGTTACCAAGTCGGTATCCGGACTCATCGACGGATTTTCATCCCCTGTTTCGCCTTCCCACTAATTTTGATTCACGGGAATCATTTGCTCGCGGTGGCCAATGAAACAGTTTTATCGATTTACCGTTGCGGGGGCAGTGTTGGGATTGCCAGAACTGGCGCTGCATAATTTGGCAATTACAACAGCAGCAACCGAAATCTAAACTCACCAACTTCCCGGGCAATGCATTTTTTAATGCTTTGCCCTGCGTGTTTGCACACGCAACTCAGTAACGAAAACGCACAATACCTGCACCGCTCAAAGATTGTCAATCAGCGCCGGATAAATGTCGCAATTTAATAAAATAAGGTCTTAAGAAGGGCAATAACAGCCGCCAAACGACGGCTGTTCAGAGTAAACAAAAAATCAATCTCAGGTTACAAACTGGCCGACTGCCAGCTTCAGCTGCTGGGCCTGAGCCGCCACCTCGTCACTGGCAACTACATTTAACTGCGTCTGGGCACTTGCATCATCAATAATCAGCCGGATTTTATCTACATTCTGATTAATCTCACCTGCCACAGTCGCTTGCTCTTCTGTAGCAGCTGCAACCTGAGCTGTCATATCCACAATGGTCGCGGCATCTGATGTAATCGCATCCAGCATATTAATACTCTCTCCCGCCCTTTCAGCACTCTGCTGACTGCGGCTAAGGCTCACCGCCATCAATTCGGTAGCTCTGCTAGTACGGACCTGCAATTGAGTAATCATACCTTCAATTTCACTGGCCGAAGCCTGAGTACGCTCCGCCAGCGACCTCACTTCATCAGCAACCACTGCAAACCCTCTGCCCTGCTCACCGGCTCTGGCCGCTTCGATAGAAGCATTTAAAGCCAACAAATTAGTTTGCTCTGCAATGGATTTAATGACCCCTAATACTGAACCAATTTCTTCGCTATCTTTTTTCAGCGTCTGCACCTCACTATCAGTCTCGCTAGCCTGCTCAGCAAGGCTCTGGATGCTGTCGATTAACTCATGATTACTGGCTTTACTTTGTTCGGCCTGACTCAGGGAGTTTTGTGCGGTTGAAGAGGTCTGTTCAGTATTGCCGGCAATTTCTGCCATAGCCGCTTCCATCTCGTGGACTGCACTGGCAATTTGCACAACTTCATCCTGTTCATTCTGTAAATCAGAGGCCGCCCGGTTAGCACTGCTGGCCAACTGTTCCGAAGACGACTGCAAATGCCCAATTGCTTTTACCACATCACCAATTAACGTCTGGAAGATAGCCATCATGGCATTAAAGTCGCTTCCCATTTTACCCAGCTCATCGCGATTGCCACCTTCATATCGCAATGTCATATCCTTGCTGGCACTGACTTTTTGCATACAGGTCGCCAACGCAGAAATTGGTAACAGAATACTGCGGGAAATGAGTGTAACCGCTACCCCTACGATAAGAGCTACAGCGATCATAATACCTACGGCTAAAAACTGTACCCGGGATACTTCAGCAGCAACATGCGCCTGCAGACCGACATTAATCTGATCAAGTGTGGTTTGAGTATCCTGAGCCTGCTGCTGCATAACCCCTCGCAAACCGGATTCGGCCGTTAGCCCTAATTCTTTACGGGCCTGAACAAGCGCAATAAACTGACGCTTATAATCATCCAGTAAGTCCACTGTCACTTTGCGCTGCGCCTGACTAAAATCCACTTGTCGCAAAACAGCAATTGCCTTATCAAAGTTGCCGGTAAATTTCGTCAGATATTTTTCATTTGAGCGGATAATAAAATCTTTCTCATTTCTGCGTAGCTGCAAAATTCGTACATAAAGCGCATCACTGTTAATCGCGACAACATTTTTTTCCGCTGCATGAACCGCTCCCCGCAAACCACCCCGCAAGCCTTCTTTTTCATTCAAACCAATAGTTTTTAACAGACCCGCAACTTTTACAAAGCTGTCACCATATTCACCAAAATGCTTTCCCAGTACTTGCAACGAACTTTGGGCATCTGCATCAAGCTGCGTCATCGCCTCGGACAAATGGCCGTTAAAACGTGATTTAGCCTCAATAAAACCCGTTTCTGAAGCGCCTTGCAATGTCGTCACGAACGCCAGCTCATGCTGCCCCATTGCCAGCTGATCCTGCTTCAGCTTCCCCACCAGAGATTCGCTTTCGCGAAGTTCATTTAATGTGCCCAGGGAATACATCAGCAAGCCAAATAGCGCCGCCACAGAAAACAGCACAATACCCAGCAGTAAAATAAGTTTGTTTTTGATGGTCATGCAACACTCCACATCAAGACATTTGGTCTCCTGACCGCCCTCACTGACAATCAGATCCAGACTTGATCTGGTGCGCTCAGAGACTCCTGCAAACATCAGTCACCAGCTTAATCACCAATCGGCCAGACAACGCCCTTGACCAAAATCCTTTACCAAGTTTTAGAAAACTAGCTGTCGCACGAAAATTCTCCAGTAAAGTTTGCCCAGTTTGGGGATTATCTATAGTCAAATGTCAGTTGCGTATACTGCAAAAACCATTGCACAAAAATCACTCCGGTGTAGACTTGCCCGCTGCAATTCAGAGAGGTTGGTTATGCGTTCCGTTTACAGTGTCAAAGAGATGTTTTACACCCTGCAGGGCGAAGGTGCTCAGGCGGGCCGGCCGGCGGTATTTTGTCGGTTCACCGGCTGCAACCTGTGGTCTGGCCGGGAACAGGATCGTGCGAAAGCGATCTGCGATTTCTGTGATACTGATTTCGTCGGCACTGACGGACAAAACGGTGATAAATTTCGCAGCCCTGAAGCACTGGCAAAAAGAGTTCGCAGCTTCTGGCCACTCAACAATGAAGGTACACCTTATGTTGTCTGCACCGGTGGCGAACCTTTATTACAGCTGGATGAAGCACTTATTGCTGCCTTTAAAGCAGAAGGTCTGGAAATTGCGCTGGAAACCAATGGAACATTACCTGTTCCGGATGGTGTGGACTGGATATGTGTCAGCCCAAAAGGCGTCTCTGAGATTGTGCAAACCACTGGCCATGAACTAAAACTGGTCTACCCACAAAGCCAGGCATTACCTGAACGCTTTGCCGACCTCAGGTTCGATAACTATTACTTACAACCACTGGATGATGCTTTGCAGACAGCCAACACTAAAGCAGCTGTTGAATACTGCATGGCGCACCCTAAGTGGAAACTCAGCCTGCAGACCCATAAATTTATCGGTATTGACTAAAATAAGCCGTCAGTTTCACCATATTTCAGATTTTTTTCAAAAAAATTGAAATTTTTTTCGTCTCTTCAGGTCTACTTTGCTGATAAAGAATACCGAGTATTTTCAAATTCTTGGCTAACACTTCTATAACCTGCATGAAGTATGATATGCAGGTTGTACATTTTTTTTGCGAAAAAATGCAAAAAAATTCAAATCGCACTGAACTTATTGCGCAACCCCTTCTCTAAATCTGTACATCAACGTTCGAGCAAGACCCCTTTTGTAGTAAAAGTAGTTTCTTCCCAGAGCTTCCCCTCTCTGGGAAGAAGCTACTCCCCTTTTCTTCTAAACGCTTTTTCTACCGTATTTCTAAGTCGCTTTTTGTAAACCAGTGCCTATCTTTTGAACCGCCTTAAAACACGCCCGTCGAATGCACCTTTAAAGCCTTAGTACTAATTTTTAAACCGCATATTTAAAGCCTCTGTAAGCAACTAACATTCTTTGCTATCCTAGCCGGCCTGTTTATTTGCGCTGTTTCAGGCGTAATCAACCTTCTGAATAGTGAATCAAGATGAGTAAGTACTGGAGCCCGGCAATTAATTCGCTCACCCCTTATGTCCCTGGTGAGCAGCCAAAGCAAAATGGTTTGATTAAACTCAACACCAATGAAAATCCGTATCCGCCATCACCTCATGCCATCGCTGCTCTGAATGATTACCCTAAAGAGCGCTTAAAGCTGTACTGTGATCCTGAAGCCACATTGCTTAAAAATGCACTGAAAGACTATTTCAGTCTGGATTATAAAAATGTCTTTGTCGGTAATGGTTCAGATGAAGTACTGGCTCTGGCATTCATGGCGTTCTTCCGTCAGGAGCACCCTATCCTTCTGCCAGAAACCACATACAGTTTTTACGATGTTTACTGCAACCTGTATGACATTGCATATACTCAGCTGCCATTAGATACATCTTTCAACATTGATCTGAGCACATATCAGCAGCCAAATGGCGGTATTATTTTTGCCAACCCGAATGCACCTACTGGCCGGGTATTACCTCTGGAACAGATTGAAGCATTGCTTAAGGTAAATACCGAGTCTCTGGTAATAGTTGACGAAGCCTATATCGATTTCGGCGGTGAATCAGCGGTTGAGCTGGTGCGAAAATATGACAACGTTCTGGTTATTCAAACCTTTTCAAAGTCTCGCAGCATGGCTGGTTTACGTGTTGGCTATGCGCTGGGCCATGAGAACCTGATCGAAGGCCTTGAGCGGGTTAAGAACTCGTTTAACTCTTACCCTCTGGATAGCCTTGCTATTGCCGGCGCCGTTGCCTCTATTGAAGACGAAGACTACTTTAAGGCAACAACACAGAAGATTATCAGTAGCCGCGAATGGACTACCGAGCAACTGACTGAACTGGGTTTCAATGTTATTCCTTCAGCCAGCAACTTTGTGTTCGCCAGCCACCAGCGAATTGCCGGTGCTGACCTGATGACGTATCTGCGCAGCAAAAACTTACTGGTAAGACACTTTAAAAAGCCAGGCATTGATAACTACTTGCGAATTTCTATCGGTACCGACGAAGAAATGACTGCTCTGATAAGTGCACTGAAAGAGTACCCGGGCATTACCGGCTAACAACTTTTCAGCATACAAAATCTTATATACAGAATCTTGTATAAAAAAAGGCGCTACCAAGCGCCTTTTTTGTATCTACAGTTTTGTCCTGCGATTCTATCGGGGCTCTAAATCCCCAATAATACTGTCACCCAGCGCCTTAGCTTCACGCAAATAACTGTCTGCTCTGGCATACATAACCTCAGCATTGTCGTCATCATCGTTCAGCGTGGCGACACCAACACTCAAAGTAAAAGGCACATTGGATACTTCAGTATCCTGCGCCAGACCTGCAGCCATCTTCTTCACCCGGTCAGCTGCCAGAACTCCTTGTGCCTCGTTCGTTTCAGGTAACAGAATTGCAAAATCATCCTCACCTACACGAGCCAGAAAGTCCGCGGTTCGCTTCATCTGATTCAGAGACACCGCCATCGCTTTAAGAATGTCGTCACCGGCATCCCAGCCATATTTGTCATTGATATCCTGCAGATTATCAACACTGATAATCATCAGGCTACAAATCCAGTCATAACGCTGAGCCTGCGCCATAGACTGCGCCAGAACCGGCATCAGTGCCTGCTTATTATACATTCCGGTTAGCAAATCACGGTGCACCCGCGAACGCTCACGTTCGGATTTCTTCCGCTGGGAAATATCTTCAATCCTGCATACAACACTGGGCTCATCACCCGCTGAAGGGGCTAAACGCGCCTCAACCCAGCATGCTGTAGTCATTCCCTGATCTCTCAGATAAGGAATATGCGCAGGATCCAGCAAGATCTCTTTGGTAAGAACCTTGTTATGACTGAGTGACTGATCAATCATGCCCTGCAGGGATTCTGTAATGACGTCCGGAAAAATATCAGAAAGGTGCTTACCCAACAACGCATCATCACCGCCCCAGGGCAGTGATGAGTTACTGTGAGAAGAAAAAATAATGGCTCCGGCCTGACTCAGCACCAGAACATCCTCAGAGAGTACATTCAATAGCGCATCTATACGTGACTGAAGAACATTCGATTTGTGCATTTAATCGCCTCATATCCCTGAACACTGTAAATAAGACCTTACATTCACTTGCTAGGTTGGTGCAACCGCTTACACAATCAGAGCCGGGTTATGTAACAGACGACATCCCATTTTGGGTTTTAGAATTCATATAGTTACCGGACGCCTGAATTTTTCTCACTCTGATCTAGCATTCTCTCTGCTAACCCGACAGCTTTTCCAGCAGGGCTTACCTGCTTCTGCCAGCGCATCCGCCCGACTAACACCTATATCTTTCAGGGCATCATCATCCAACCTCTCTAGCTGAAGACGGCTGCGATAATTAAAAATGCACGCCGCAGAAGCCCCTCGCGTCAGTATTAACAACCGACCAATTCTTTCGCAGATGGATGCCAATAGCTGTCCGTTCAGGCCGGCTCGCCCCTTAAACTCTTTCGCTAACTGAGTCATAACAATCTCCTTTTTCAAAACTGAATACAGCTTAAGGAAATCTCTGATACCATTACAGATTCAAATACAAAAAACAAAAACCGGTACAGATTAAAACAAGCTGATCTGTACCGGTAACCCAGCACACAACTGTCATGCCGCTTTAACTGTACCGGAGGGATGCAATGAAACTGTACGAGCAACTCGCAGAAAATCTGCAACAGCGAATTGATCAGGGATACTATCCCGACGGTACTAAACTACCTTCGATCCGCGCCACCAGTCAGGAGCATGGCGTCAGCATTTCTACCGTTCAGGAAGCCTACGCCTTGCTGGTCGAAAACGGCAAAGCAGTAGCCAGACCTAAATCCGGTTACTTCGTCACTGAACAGCTCAGCCCACCACCACTGCCTCAAACCAGCCAGCCAACCGCCAAACCTTTAGGTCTGCCTGAATGGCATAATTTATTGCATATCATGGATGACTACGGCGAAGAAAATGTCTTTCAGTTAAGCATCGCAGTGCCAGACTGTGACGCCCCCAGCCTGAACCCTCTGCTTAAACTCACTGCTGAACTAAGCAGGACCACCACCAGACGGCTGTTTAATTATGATCACGTAAGAGGAGCGGCAGAACTGCGCAGGCAAATTGCCAGGATGATGATTGATTCCGGCTGCAGCGTGACACCTGAAGACATTATTGTCACCAGTGGATGCCAGGAAGCACTAGCCAGCAGCCTGCGGGCAATCACCGAACCCGGCGACATAGTCATCGTCGATTCACCTAATTTCTTTGGCTCACTACAGGCCATAGAAATGAGCGGTGTAAAAGCACTGGAAATTCCCACTCACCCGGAAACCGGCATCAGCCTGGACGCACTGGCCAAAGCACTGGAACAATGGCCCGTGAAGGCCTGCCTGCTAACACCCACGAATAACAATCCGCTGGGATACAGTATGCCGGACGAAGACAAACCCAGACTGCTGGAGTTACTAGCCGAATATGACATCCCGTTAATTGAAGACGATATCTACGGCGACCTGAGTTACAAACTGCCCCGCCCCCGTAGCATTAAATCTTATGACACTGAAGGCAGAGTCATTCTCTGCTCATCGTTTTCCAAAACGCTGGCGGCAGGATTACGCATCGGCTGGGTGTGCCCCGGCCGTTACTTCGACAAAGTCATGA
The DNA window shown above is from Aliamphritea ceti and carries:
- the cbiM gene encoding cobalt transporter CbiM — translated: MHIVDGALSEPVLAGGALLAIAGVAYGLKKMDYEHLPQVGVLSAAFFIASYIHLPIGFSSVHLILNGLIGLALGWAAFPALLVALILQAVFFGFGGFLVLGVNTVNIALPAVMVYFLCRHGIAASSPKVAAIWGAIGGAGAVAVTTVMVAGSLALSGEAFWLAAKATLIAHIPVMLVEGFVTAAAVLLIRKVKPEFLHLAEDWDNA
- a CDS encoding DUF4198 domain-containing protein, translated to MFNFKQLSAALVLGSSLVAGTAQAHFQLVYAHDSLREKGGEVVLKMPFTHPAASGHVMKMGEPLEFYSVRKGKKTDLMDKLVPIEWTSAVDTGPAYEAKVRFRGLGDNVFVMTPEPYYEAEEDIYIQQVTKNIINVGGLPTDWNEELGLKAEIVPLTKPYAIYAGGTFTGVVKSNGEPVPFAEIEVEYMNYEPDVKNNRFSDHAEMTPPADAFVTMTIFADANGTFTFGIPKSGHWGFAALGVGSDTEYKGKELSQDAVIWVQAHDIK
- a CDS encoding methyl-accepting chemotaxis protein, with translation MTIKNKLILLLGIVLFSVAALFGLLMYSLGTLNELRESESLVGKLKQDQLAMGQHELAFVTTLQGASETGFIEAKSRFNGHLSEAMTQLDADAQSSLQVLGKHFGEYGDSFVKVAGLLKTIGLNEKEGLRGGLRGAVHAAEKNVVAINSDALYVRILQLRRNEKDFIIRSNEKYLTKFTGNFDKAIAVLRQVDFSQAQRKVTVDLLDDYKRQFIALVQARKELGLTAESGLRGVMQQQAQDTQTTLDQINVGLQAHVAAEVSRVQFLAVGIMIAVALIVGVAVTLISRSILLPISALATCMQKVSASKDMTLRYEGGNRDELGKMGSDFNAMMAIFQTLIGDVVKAIGHLQSSSEQLASSANRAASDLQNEQDEVVQIASAVHEMEAAMAEIAGNTEQTSSTAQNSLSQAEQSKASNHELIDSIQSLAEQASETDSEVQTLKKDSEEIGSVLGVIKSIAEQTNLLALNASIEAARAGEQGRGFAVVADEVRSLAERTQASASEIEGMITQLQVRTSRATELMAVSLSRSQQSAERAGESINMLDAITSDAATIVDMTAQVAAATEEQATVAGEINQNVDKIRLIIDDASAQTQLNVVASDEVAAQAQQLKLAVGQFVT
- the queE gene encoding 7-carboxy-7-deazaguanine synthase: MRSVYSVKEMFYTLQGEGAQAGRPAVFCRFTGCNLWSGREQDRAKAICDFCDTDFVGTDGQNGDKFRSPEALAKRVRSFWPLNNEGTPYVVCTGGEPLLQLDEALIAAFKAEGLEIALETNGTLPVPDGVDWICVSPKGVSEIVQTTGHELKLVYPQSQALPERFADLRFDNYYLQPLDDALQTANTKAAVEYCMAHPKWKLSLQTHKFIGID
- the hisC gene encoding histidinol-phosphate transaminase, whose product is MSKYWSPAINSLTPYVPGEQPKQNGLIKLNTNENPYPPSPHAIAALNDYPKERLKLYCDPEATLLKNALKDYFSLDYKNVFVGNGSDEVLALAFMAFFRQEHPILLPETTYSFYDVYCNLYDIAYTQLPLDTSFNIDLSTYQQPNGGIIFANPNAPTGRVLPLEQIEALLKVNTESLVIVDEAYIDFGGESAVELVRKYDNVLVIQTFSKSRSMAGLRVGYALGHENLIEGLERVKNSFNSYPLDSLAIAGAVASIEDEDYFKATTQKIISSREWTTEQLTELGFNVIPSASNFVFASHQRIAGADLMTYLRSKNLLVRHFKKPGIDNYLRISIGTDEEMTALISALKEYPGITG
- a CDS encoding sensor domain-containing diguanylate cyclase, producing MHKSNVLQSRIDALLNVLSEDVLVLSQAGAIIFSSHSNSSLPWGGDDALLGKHLSDIFPDVITESLQGMIDQSLSHNKVLTKEILLDPAHIPYLRDQGMTTACWVEARLAPSAGDEPSVVCRIEDISQRKKSERERSRVHRDLLTGMYNKQALMPVLAQSMAQAQRYDWICSLMIISVDNLQDINDKYGWDAGDDILKAMAVSLNQMKRTADFLARVGEDDFAILLPETNEAQGVLAADRVKKMAAGLAQDTEVSNVPFTLSVGVATLNDDDDNAEVMYARADSYLREAKALGDSIIGDLEPR
- a CDS encoding DUF1127 domain-containing protein is translated as MTQLAKEFKGRAGLNGQLLASICERIGRLLILTRGASAACIFNYRSRLQLERLDDDALKDIGVSRADALAEAGKPCWKSCRVSRENARSE
- a CDS encoding aminotransferase-like domain-containing protein, with product MKLYEQLAENLQQRIDQGYYPDGTKLPSIRATSQEHGVSISTVQEAYALLVENGKAVARPKSGYFVTEQLSPPPLPQTSQPTAKPLGLPEWHNLLHIMDDYGEENVFQLSIAVPDCDAPSLNPLLKLTAELSRTTTRRLFNYDHVRGAAELRRQIARMMIDSGCSVTPEDIIVTSGCQEALASSLRAITEPGDIVIVDSPNFFGSLQAIEMSGVKALEIPTHPETGISLDALAKALEQWPVKACLLTPTNNNPLGYSMPDEDKPRLLELLAEYDIPLIEDDIYGDLSYKLPRPRSIKSYDTEGRVILCSSFSKTLAAGLRIGWVCPGRYFDKVMMMKYVSSMSTATLNQLAVAEFVAQGYYEKHLRKMRQNYQRDRDTVIALLSRHMPQSTRISYPQGGYLLWVELPEAIDAVELNRRAGQQGINVAPGPLFSATNKYKNFMRINCRNSQDSRMDPAIKALGEIANDLLIESLRPA